A genomic region of Desulfosarcina ovata subsp. ovata contains the following coding sequences:
- a CDS encoding ATP-binding protein, producing the protein MNPSSADIAAGLLTPEWERVELLGHLLAASRRGRPAPADLLDRLRTLQGRLEQDRRHGRGLCGAVPSPLSDLELDVLACVMAPEAEPRLGWLFQTLQPGTPQPYPSVALLQELLDIDAGAAGDLYAALAESSPLRRFGLVDVDGADPFQPLRPASGLTARLLGRPPVNGNLPGAVPVDIRAGWDDLVLPPDRLAMLREFLLWITHKERVVGQWGGQDCGGPVALFCGPSGTGKTFAAAVITNQLGWPLYRVDLGRLVSKYIGETEKNLNRLFDAAHGRPMVLQFDEADSLFSKRGDVKEARDRYANMEVSHLLARIESHQGPVILTTNLRNHLDPAFARRFQVVVDFPRPDAAARGLLWEKLLPPRAPRQPNLDCGFLGRAVNLTGGNIRNAALMGAYLAADQDAAIGLDHVALAVWRELGKDGRELARADLGTLASHLPEGALC; encoded by the coding sequence ATGAACCCGTCGTCCGCAGACATCGCCGCCGGCCTGCTGACGCCGGAATGGGAGCGGGTGGAGCTGCTCGGCCACCTGTTGGCCGCATCCCGGCGGGGGCGGCCGGCACCGGCGGATCTGTTGGATCGGTTGCGGACGCTGCAGGGGCGGCTGGAACAGGATCGGCGGCACGGGCGGGGGCTGTGTGGCGCGGTCCCCTCGCCGCTGAGCGATCTTGAACTCGATGTGCTGGCCTGCGTGATGGCACCGGAAGCCGAGCCGCGCCTGGGATGGCTGTTTCAGACCCTGCAGCCCGGAACCCCGCAGCCCTATCCGTCCGTCGCGCTGCTGCAGGAACTTTTGGATATCGACGCCGGGGCCGCGGGCGACCTGTATGCGGCCCTGGCCGAATCGTCTCCCCTGCGCCGGTTCGGTCTGGTGGATGTCGACGGCGCCGATCCGTTTCAGCCCCTTCGTCCGGCCAGCGGTCTCACCGCGCGCCTCTTGGGGCGTCCCCCGGTAAACGGCAATTTGCCGGGGGCGGTGCCGGTGGACATCCGGGCCGGCTGGGACGACCTGGTGCTGCCGCCGGACCGGCTGGCCATGCTGCGCGAATTCCTGCTCTGGATCACCCACAAGGAGCGGGTGGTCGGACAGTGGGGCGGCCAGGATTGCGGCGGTCCGGTGGCGCTGTTTTGCGGACCCTCCGGCACCGGCAAAACCTTTGCCGCAGCCGTGATCACCAACCAGCTTGGCTGGCCCCTGTATCGGGTCGATCTGGGGCGACTGGTCAGCAAGTACATCGGCGAAACCGAAAAAAACCTCAACCGCCTCTTCGACGCGGCCCACGGCCGGCCCATGGTGCTCCAGTTCGACGAAGCGGACAGCCTGTTCAGCAAGCGCGGCGACGTTAAGGAGGCGCGCGACCGCTATGCCAACATGGAGGTCAGCCACTTGCTGGCGCGCATCGAGTCCCACCAGGGACCGGTGATCCTGACCACCAACCTGCGCAATCATCTCGACCCGGCCTTTGCCCGCCGTTTTCAGGTGGTGGTCGATTTTCCCCGGCCCGATGCCGCTGCCCGCGGGCTGCTGTGGGAGAAACTGCTTCCGCCCCGGGCGCCGCGGCAGCCGAACCTTGACTGCGGTTTCCTCGGCCGGGCGGTCAACCTCACCGGCGGCAACATCCGTAACGCCGCCCTGATGGGTGCCTATCTGGCCGCCGACCAGGATGCGGCCATTGGCCTGGACCACGTCGCCCTGGCGGTCTGGCGGGAGCTGGGCAAGGACGGCCGCGAACTGGCCCGGGCGGATCTGGGGACCCTGGCCAGCCATTTGCCCGAGGGGGCTTTATGCTGA